A genomic region of Synechococcus sp. NOUM97013 contains the following coding sequences:
- the ftsH gene encoding ATP-dependent zinc metalloprotease FtsH, producing MPIREDDNRPNRRFGIINLVLIGFGVLLLLSSFLPNQGMQQVPRVPYSLFIDQVNDGAVKRAYITQDQIRYELSDPEEGAPSVLATTPIFDMDLPQRLETKGVEFAAAPPKKPNIFTTILSWVVPPLIFILVLQFFARRSMGAGGAQGALNFTKSKAKVYVPDEQSRVTFADVAGVDEAKDELAEIVDFLKSSERYTEIGARIPKGVLLVGPPGTGKTLLSKAVAGEAGVPFFIISGSEFVELFVGAGAARVRDLFEQAKKNAPCIIFIDELDAIGKSRSGSMGVVGGNDEREQTLNQLLTEMDGFASKDKPVIVLAATNQPEVLDAALLRPGRFDRQVLVDRPDLSGRKTILEIYAKKVKLADGVDLDRIAQATSGFAGADLANLVNEAALLAARAKRTKVEQEDLGEAIERVVAGLEKKSRVLQDDEKKVVAYHEVGHAIVGHLMPGGSKVAKISIVPRGMSALGYTLQLPTEERFLNSREDLQGQIATLLGGRSAEEIVFGKITTGASNDLQRATDIAEQMVGTYGMSDTLGPLAYDKQGGGQFLGGGNNPRRTVSDATAQAIDKEVRTLVDNAHEQALAILRQNMALLETIAQKILEKEVIEGDELKDMLSASVLPEAVAA from the coding sequence ATGCCGATCCGCGAGGACGACAACCGCCCCAATCGCCGCTTTGGGATTATCAACCTGGTGTTGATCGGCTTCGGTGTGCTGCTGTTGCTCAGCAGCTTCCTGCCCAACCAGGGCATGCAGCAGGTGCCGCGAGTGCCCTACTCCCTGTTCATTGACCAGGTGAACGACGGCGCTGTGAAGCGTGCCTACATCACCCAGGATCAGATCCGCTACGAGCTGTCGGATCCTGAAGAAGGTGCGCCCTCTGTGTTGGCGACCACGCCGATCTTCGACATGGATCTTCCGCAGCGTCTGGAAACCAAAGGCGTTGAGTTCGCTGCTGCGCCTCCCAAGAAGCCCAACATCTTCACCACCATCCTCAGCTGGGTGGTGCCGCCGCTGATCTTCATCCTGGTTCTGCAGTTCTTCGCGCGGCGTTCCATGGGTGCCGGTGGTGCTCAGGGCGCTCTGAACTTCACCAAGAGCAAGGCCAAGGTGTACGTGCCCGATGAGCAGTCACGGGTCACCTTTGCCGACGTGGCCGGTGTGGATGAGGCCAAAGACGAACTGGCTGAAATCGTCGATTTCCTCAAGTCGTCAGAGCGTTACACCGAGATTGGAGCACGCATTCCCAAGGGTGTGCTGCTCGTGGGTCCTCCCGGCACCGGTAAGACCTTGCTTTCCAAGGCAGTGGCAGGTGAGGCCGGCGTTCCCTTCTTCATCATCAGCGGCTCGGAGTTCGTCGAGCTGTTCGTGGGTGCTGGTGCTGCTCGGGTGCGGGATTTGTTTGAGCAGGCCAAGAAGAATGCCCCCTGCATCATCTTCATCGACGAACTCGATGCGATCGGCAAGAGCCGTTCCGGTTCAATGGGTGTGGTCGGCGGTAACGACGAGCGTGAGCAGACGCTCAATCAGCTGCTCACCGAAATGGATGGCTTCGCTTCCAAAGACAAGCCGGTGATCGTGCTGGCCGCCACCAACCAGCCGGAAGTGCTGGACGCGGCACTGCTGCGTCCCGGACGTTTCGACCGCCAGGTGTTGGTAGATCGCCCGGACCTCTCGGGCCGTAAGACGATCCTTGAGATCTATGCCAAGAAGGTGAAGCTCGCCGACGGAGTGGATCTCGATCGCATCGCCCAGGCCACCAGTGGTTTCGCCGGTGCTGATCTGGCCAACCTGGTGAATGAAGCGGCGCTGCTGGCTGCCCGCGCCAAGCGCACCAAGGTGGAGCAGGAAGACCTCGGCGAAGCGATCGAGCGTGTGGTCGCGGGTCTCGAGAAGAAGAGCCGCGTGCTGCAGGACGACGAGAAGAAGGTGGTGGCCTATCACGAGGTGGGACACGCCATCGTGGGTCACCTGATGCCCGGCGGCAGCAAGGTGGCCAAGATTTCGATCGTGCCTCGCGGCATGAGCGCTCTCGGCTACACCCTGCAGCTGCCCACGGAAGAGCGTTTCCTTAATTCAAGAGAAGACCTGCAGGGGCAGATCGCCACGCTGCTGGGCGGCCGATCTGCGGAAGAGATTGTGTTCGGCAAGATCACAACTGGAGCTTCCAACGATCTGCAGCGCGCCACTGACATCGCCGAGCAGATGGTGGGCACATATGGCATGAGCGACACCCTCGGCCCCCTTGCCTACGACAAGCAAGGTGGCGGTCAGTTCCTGGGCGGCGGCAACAACCCTCGCCGCACGGTGAGTGACGCCACGGCTCAGGCCATCGATAAGGAGGTGCGCACGCTGGTCGACAACGCCCATGAGCAAGCCTTGGCAATCCTGCGTCAGAACATGGCCCTGCTGGAAACCATCGCTCAGAAGATCCTCGAGAAAGAGGTCATCGAGGGTGATGAGCTCAAGGACATGCTCAGTGCCAGCGTTCTGCCTGAAGCCGTCGCGGCTTGA
- the argF gene encoding ornithine carbamoyltransferase: protein MASATTSVAAVLSTLSGSDFLSSADASAEQTAALLELAAQLKSGDRRIDLGNRVLGLIFTKASTRTRVSFQVAMARLGGQTVDLNPQFTQLGRGEPLEDTARVLSRFCDVLAVRTFAQQELADYAHWATIPVINALTDLEHPCQALADFLTMQEAFGDLRGQTLTYVGDGNNVAHSLMLCGALLGVNVRIGCPEGFEPLPGVLEQARSLAVAGAQITVTSDPLEAARGAQALYTDVWASMGQEQEQAERERAFQGFCLNEELLAEADSRAIVLHCLPAHRGEEISAGVMEGPASRIFDQAENRLHAQQALLAALLGGL from the coding sequence ATGGCATCCGCCACCACCAGCGTTGCTGCCGTCCTCTCCACCCTGAGCGGCAGCGATTTTCTGTCTTCAGCGGATGCCTCTGCTGAGCAGACGGCTGCGCTCCTGGAGCTGGCCGCTCAGCTGAAGTCGGGTGATCGACGCATTGACCTGGGCAACAGGGTGCTGGGCCTGATCTTTACGAAGGCCTCCACCCGCACGCGGGTGAGTTTCCAGGTGGCCATGGCCCGGTTGGGCGGCCAGACCGTGGATCTCAATCCCCAGTTCACCCAGCTGGGACGGGGTGAACCGTTAGAAGACACCGCACGGGTGCTCAGCCGTTTCTGTGACGTGCTTGCGGTTCGCACCTTCGCCCAGCAGGAGCTGGCGGATTACGCGCACTGGGCCACGATTCCGGTGATCAATGCCCTCACCGACCTCGAGCATCCCTGCCAGGCCCTGGCGGACTTCCTCACCATGCAGGAAGCCTTCGGCGATCTGCGTGGTCAGACGCTCACCTATGTGGGTGATGGCAACAACGTGGCCCATTCGCTGATGCTCTGTGGCGCCTTGCTCGGCGTGAACGTGCGCATCGGCTGTCCGGAAGGCTTCGAGCCCTTGCCGGGTGTGTTGGAGCAGGCCCGTTCCCTGGCGGTAGCCGGTGCGCAGATCACGGTCACCAGTGATCCGCTGGAAGCAGCGCGTGGTGCTCAGGCTCTCTACACCGATGTCTGGGCCTCCATGGGCCAGGAGCAGGAGCAGGCCGAACGGGAACGGGCGTTCCAGGGGTTCTGTCTGAATGAAGAGCTGTTGGCCGAAGCCGATTCACGGGCGATCGTTCTCCACTGCCTTCCGGCCCACCGCGGCGAAGAGATCAGTGCAGGTGTGATGGAAGGGCCCGCCAGCCGCATCTTCGATCAAGCCGAGAATCGTCTGCATGCCCAGCAAGCCCTGCTGGCTGCTCTGCTCGGCGGTCTGTAG
- a CDS encoding Nif11-like leader peptide family natural product precursor: MPEEQLKAFLEAVKADPSLQEKLKASKNADAVVVIAKESGFSVSTDDFSKTQSALTEEELENLAGGNWSSCICQDTA; the protein is encoded by the coding sequence ATGCCGGAAGAGCAGCTCAAAGCGTTCCTGGAAGCCGTCAAAGCTGATCCGAGCCTTCAAGAAAAACTCAAAGCATCCAAGAACGCAGACGCTGTTGTCGTGATTGCCAAGGAGTCGGGATTCAGCGTCTCCACGGACGATTTCAGCAAGACTCAGTCAGCACTCACAGAAGAGGAACTCGAAAATCTCGCTGGAGGGAACTGGTCGTCCTGCATTTGTCAGGACACTGCATGA